From one Streptomyces sp. ICC1 genomic stretch:
- a CDS encoding WhiB family transcriptional regulator, with the protein MRYITTNVPPTDLHGVADISWHARAACNGVDPATADELYFHTPNDDYAIAEAKEICSWCPVRRECFNYALDNEVKEGIWGGLTEAERLTWHDQVENRLDYSRVKAAIEGRDIQLSRLERRTLTRYASAQGWSPNRLAHTLQIGVEWARDLLRVEARAIENRDRDNLASDPNPAETARQAVLDGQQPPRSGQAHDGDGPERDRSIPRKDRRGKVVAQKPKPVARHVQTQALINNLRKAV; encoded by the coding sequence ATGCGCTACATCACCACCAACGTCCCTCCCACGGACCTCCACGGCGTCGCCGATATCAGCTGGCACGCCCGAGCCGCCTGCAACGGAGTCGACCCCGCCACCGCAGACGAGCTGTACTTCCACACGCCCAACGACGACTACGCCATCGCGGAGGCGAAGGAGATCTGCAGCTGGTGCCCGGTCCGCCGCGAATGCTTCAACTACGCCCTGGACAACGAGGTCAAGGAGGGCATCTGGGGCGGCCTGACCGAGGCCGAGCGACTGACCTGGCACGACCAGGTCGAGAACCGGCTGGACTACAGCCGGGTGAAGGCCGCGATCGAGGGCCGGGACATCCAGCTGAGCCGACTGGAGCGCAGGACCCTCACCCGCTACGCGAGCGCCCAGGGCTGGAGCCCGAACCGCCTCGCCCACACCCTTCAAATCGGTGTCGAGTGGGCCCGTGACCTGCTCCGGGTGGAGGCCCGCGCCATCGAGAACCGCGACCGCGACAACCTCGCCTCGGATCCCAATCCGGCCGAGACCGCCCGGCAGGCCGTCCTCGACGGGCAGCAGCCCCCGCGCTCCGGCCAAGCCCACGACGGTGACGGTCCCGAGCGGGACCGAAGCATTCCCCGCAAGGACAGACGGGGCAAGGTCGTGGCGCAGAAGCCGAAGCCGGTGGCTCGTCACGTGCAGACCCAGGCCCTGATCAACAATCTCCGGAAGGCAGTATGA
- a CDS encoding pentapeptide repeat-containing protein: MTSPPAPPPGTPVWPHCGEGASPADPVGCRGRQVAVPLTAGPPRCLAHLAPADLTLHLASLSAGDDVEHQGVTFTGNLADRLFDALRDPATGRPRFGRATFDHAVFASEARFDGATFSSVADFGGAEFGALAWFDNVTFQAEAWFSGAVFRDGARFVGTVFHTDVRFGSLTISVAVRSGSAVANLTTTVQVDGVTFEAGAWFSGAVFHAEAQFDEVVFPDEVRFHGTAFQSKARFVGATFHTDAWFKRASFAGAVLFDGAVLHADGLFEDASFSTAHRLGPLACHGSLDLSGAAFGRAVTIEAAARSLTCARAVWESTATLRLRYADVDLSDAVVTQPIAVTAHAAPFAHLDESCLGNADDRVRVLSLRGIDAAQLVLTGTDLSACRFLGAFHLDQLRLGGDTVFARTPAGTDLRRLVPLRWTDRLALAEEHHWRALPHHRRRMRAGWVPDAPPTVTSAPPPGPAALAALYRQLRKGFEDGRDEPGAADFYYAEMEMRRLERRSPRSRAERGLLTAYWALSGYGLRASRALAWLGLAMTATVLVMMVWGLPQNDPKSVSAGRVVGQNVRLTTDTPDPVNPSGPLHERLTAKRFEKSLRVVVNSVVFRSSGQNLTTPGTYVEMASRLTEPVLLGFAALAVRGRVKR, translated from the coding sequence ATGACGTCGCCGCCCGCACCTCCGCCCGGCACGCCCGTGTGGCCGCACTGCGGTGAGGGCGCGAGCCCGGCCGATCCGGTCGGCTGCCGGGGGCGGCAGGTCGCGGTCCCGCTGACTGCGGGCCCACCGCGCTGCCTGGCCCACCTCGCGCCCGCCGACCTCACCCTGCACCTGGCGTCGCTCTCCGCGGGCGACGACGTCGAGCACCAGGGCGTCACCTTCACCGGAAACCTGGCCGACCGGCTCTTCGACGCCCTCCGGGACCCCGCGACGGGGCGGCCCCGCTTCGGCCGGGCCACGTTCGACCACGCGGTCTTCGCCTCCGAAGCCCGTTTCGACGGTGCGACCTTCTCGTCCGTGGCCGACTTCGGGGGCGCGGAGTTCGGCGCCCTCGCCTGGTTCGACAACGTGACGTTCCAGGCCGAAGCCTGGTTCTCGGGCGCGGTGTTCCGGGACGGTGCCCGGTTCGTCGGCACGGTGTTCCACACAGACGTCCGGTTCGGCTCCCTGACGATCTCCGTCGCCGTCCGGTCGGGCAGCGCGGTCGCGAACCTCACCACCACGGTCCAGGTGGACGGCGTGACCTTCGAAGCCGGCGCCTGGTTCTCGGGAGCCGTGTTCCACGCCGAAGCCCAGTTCGACGAGGTGGTGTTCCCCGACGAAGTCCGTTTCCACGGCACGGCGTTCCAGTCCAAGGCCCGGTTCGTCGGCGCGACGTTCCACACCGACGCCTGGTTCAAGCGCGCCTCCTTTGCCGGAGCCGTCCTGTTCGACGGCGCCGTGCTCCACGCCGACGGCCTCTTCGAGGACGCGTCCTTCTCCACCGCCCACCGGCTGGGTCCGCTGGCCTGCCACGGATCACTCGACCTGTCGGGCGCCGCCTTCGGGCGCGCCGTGACGATCGAGGCCGCCGCCCGGTCCCTGACCTGCGCCCGCGCCGTCTGGGAGTCGACGGCCACCCTGCGCCTGCGGTACGCCGACGTCGACCTGTCGGACGCCGTGGTCACGCAGCCGATCGCGGTCACCGCCCACGCCGCCCCCTTCGCCCACCTCGACGAATCCTGCCTCGGCAACGCCGACGACCGGGTACGGGTCCTGTCCCTGCGGGGCATCGACGCCGCCCAGCTGGTCCTGACCGGCACCGACCTGTCCGCCTGCCGGTTCCTCGGCGCCTTCCACCTCGACCAGCTCCGCCTGGGCGGCGACACCGTCTTCGCCCGGACCCCGGCGGGCACCGACCTGCGCAGGCTGGTCCCGCTGCGCTGGACCGACCGGCTCGCCCTGGCCGAGGAGCACCACTGGCGCGCCCTGCCCCACCACCGGCGCCGCATGCGGGCCGGCTGGGTCCCGGACGCGCCCCCCACCGTGACGTCGGCACCCCCGCCGGGGCCGGCCGCACTGGCCGCGCTCTACCGCCAGCTCCGCAAGGGGTTCGAGGACGGCAGGGACGAGCCCGGAGCCGCCGACTTCTACTACGCCGAGATGGAGATGCGCCGCCTGGAGCGCCGCTCCCCCCGCAGCCGCGCCGAACGGGGCCTGCTCACCGCCTACTGGGCCCTCTCCGGCTACGGGCTGCGCGCCTCGCGCGCCCTGGCCTGGCTCGGGCTCGCGATGACCGCGACGGTGCTGGTCATGATGGTGTGGGGGCTTCCGCAGAACGATCCGAAGTCCGTGTCGGCCGGCCGCGTGGTCGGCCAGAACGTCCGCCTGACCACCGACACCCCCGACCCCGTCAACCCCTCGGGGCCGCTCCACGAGCGGCTGACGGCCAAGCGGTTCGAGAAGAGCCTGCGCGTGGTGGTGAACTCGGTGGTCTTCCGCTCCTCGGGCCAGAACCTGACCACGCCGGGCACCTACGTCGAGATGGCCTCGCGGCTGACCGAGCCCGTCCTCCTCGGCTTCGCCGCCCTCGCGGTCCGCGGCCGCGTCAAACGCTGA
- a CDS encoding acyl-CoA dehydrogenase family protein, with protein MGIGITQEQRELAAAVRGWVARAVPPEEVRKLLDTPPQTGARPAYWDALASSGLLEPHLDGGTLLDLTVAVEEAARGALPGAYLPSALASVLLDRAGAEPLGGRVGAVALGPGDLTAVAVEGGYLLDGSAPPVLGAGEADLVLLAAETAHGTRWFAVDAAALDVRTHESADPTRPTAGVRARGVTAGPDRLLELDAALVRDLACVLFAADACGTAAWALHTAAEYAKVREQFGRPIGQFQGIKHLCADMLVRVEQARALVWDAAQATEEPAEVRSLVSALAAGTALDAAYSCAKDCIQVLGGIGFTWEHDAHIYLRRALVARQLLGSGDGHRVRAVRLAAAGARRELRLELPAQAEKHRAKARTAIEDARGLDPATARRVLAPTGYAAPYLPAPYGLGAGPVEQLVVQQELKAAGVKVADLGIATWVVPSLLAYGTPEQQERHLLPTLRGDVTWCQLFSEPGAGSDLASLRTKAERTADGDGPADGGWIVNGQKVWTSSAQSADYGILLARTDPDAPKHKGLGYFIVDMKTPGIDIRPLKEITGEALFNEVYFDDVRLPADALVGAPDGGWKVARNTLGNERVHMADQMTFDTGLEALLAGSAELEGAYRVRIGALAAEAHALACIGLRTTLQQVSGLEPGAGASVRKLVQTPHQQRTAELALELLGPAGAVSEGAGKRAVHGMLMSRCLTIAGGTTQVQLNVVAERILGLPRD; from the coding sequence ATGGGCATCGGAATCACACAGGAACAGCGGGAGTTGGCCGCGGCCGTACGCGGCTGGGTCGCTCGGGCCGTGCCGCCCGAGGAAGTGCGCAAACTCCTCGACACCCCGCCGCAGACCGGCGCGCGCCCCGCCTACTGGGACGCGCTCGCCTCCTCCGGGCTGCTGGAGCCGCACCTGGACGGCGGGACCCTGCTCGACCTCACCGTCGCCGTGGAGGAAGCCGCCCGGGGCGCGCTGCCCGGGGCGTACCTGCCGAGCGCGCTGGCCTCCGTACTCCTGGACCGGGCCGGCGCCGAGCCGCTCGGCGGGCGGGTCGGCGCCGTCGCGCTCGGACCCGGGGACCTGACCGCCGTCGCCGTCGAGGGCGGCTACCTGCTCGACGGGAGCGCCCCGCCGGTGCTCGGCGCGGGCGAGGCCGACCTCGTCCTGCTCGCCGCCGAGACCGCGCACGGCACCCGCTGGTTCGCCGTGGACGCCGCGGCGCTGGACGTCCGCACCCACGAGAGCGCCGACCCGACCAGACCCACCGCCGGCGTCCGCGCCCGCGGGGTCACCGCCGGGCCCGACCGGCTCCTCGAACTCGACGCCGCGCTCGTCCGCGACCTCGCCTGCGTGCTCTTCGCCGCCGACGCCTGCGGCACCGCCGCCTGGGCCCTGCACACCGCGGCCGAGTACGCCAAGGTGCGCGAGCAGTTCGGCCGGCCCATCGGACAGTTCCAGGGCATCAAGCACCTGTGCGCCGACATGCTCGTGCGCGTGGAGCAGGCCCGGGCCCTGGTCTGGGACGCCGCCCAGGCGACCGAGGAGCCCGCCGAGGTCCGCTCGCTGGTCTCCGCCCTCGCCGCCGGGACCGCACTCGACGCCGCCTACTCCTGCGCCAAGGACTGCATCCAGGTGCTCGGCGGCATCGGCTTCACCTGGGAGCACGACGCCCACATCTACCTGCGCCGGGCCCTCGTCGCCCGCCAGCTCCTCGGCTCCGGCGACGGCCACCGGGTCCGCGCCGTACGGCTCGCCGCCGCCGGGGCCCGGCGCGAGCTGCGCCTCGAACTGCCCGCGCAGGCCGAGAAGCACCGCGCGAAGGCCCGTACCGCCATCGAGGACGCGCGCGGCCTCGACCCCGCCACCGCCCGCCGGGTCCTGGCGCCCACCGGGTACGCCGCCCCGTACCTCCCGGCCCCCTACGGGCTCGGGGCCGGGCCCGTCGAACAGCTCGTCGTGCAGCAGGAGCTCAAGGCCGCCGGGGTCAAGGTCGCCGACCTCGGCATCGCCACCTGGGTCGTCCCCTCGCTGCTGGCCTACGGGACCCCCGAGCAGCAGGAGCGCCACCTGCTGCCCACGCTGCGCGGGGACGTCACCTGGTGCCAGCTCTTCTCCGAGCCGGGCGCCGGCTCCGACCTCGCCTCGCTGCGCACCAAGGCGGAGCGGACCGCGGACGGGGACGGACCTGCGGACGGCGGCTGGATCGTCAACGGGCAGAAGGTGTGGACGAGTTCCGCGCAGAGCGCCGACTACGGCATCCTGCTGGCCCGGACCGACCCGGACGCCCCCAAGCACAAGGGCCTCGGCTACTTCATCGTGGACATGAAGACCCCCGGGATCGACATCCGCCCGCTCAAGGAGATCACCGGCGAGGCCCTCTTCAACGAGGTCTACTTCGATGACGTCCGGCTCCCGGCGGACGCGCTCGTCGGGGCGCCGGACGGCGGCTGGAAGGTCGCCCGCAACACCCTCGGCAACGAACGCGTCCACATGGCCGACCAGATGACCTTCGACACCGGCCTGGAGGCGCTGCTCGCGGGCTCCGCCGAACTCGAAGGCGCGTACCGCGTGCGGATCGGGGCGCTGGCCGCCGAGGCGCACGCCCTGGCCTGCATCGGGCTGCGCACCACCCTCCAGCAGGTCTCCGGGCTGGAGCCGGGCGCGGGCGCGTCCGTGCGCAAGCTCGTGCAGACCCCGCACCAGCAGCGGACCGCCGAGCTCGCGCTCGAACTGCTGGGCCCGGCGGGCGCGGTGAGCGAGGGGGCGGGCAAGCGGGCGGTGCACGGGATGCTCATGTCCCGCTGCCTGACCATCGCCGGAGGCACCACGCAGGTCCAGCTGAACGTCGTGGCCGAGCGCATCCTCGGCCTTCCCAGGGACTGA
- a CDS encoding lipid-transfer protein has translation MKSYIVGVGMTKFEKPESRDWQYWDMAKEAGTAALADAGIDYGLVEQVPVGYCFQASTAGQRAAYEIGLSGVPVYNVNNNCATGSTALMMARQFVEGGINDCVLALGFEKMKKGALGGGADGGDFKTSPVARHYGIMAAGHGFEMSPPTAQIFGNAAREHMKLYGTTAAQLAAVGAKNHRHSANNPNAQFQDVYTVEEILAAKTIHEPLTKLQCSPTSDGAAAAVVVSERFVERHGLGDRAVEIAAQAMTTDTEASFASGSCIDVVGKPMTAAAGRQVFEASGLGIEDVDVIELHDCFSINELLTYEALGMCEAGGSGPLVESGATTYGGRWVVNPSGGLISKGHPLGATGLAQAAELVWQLRGLAGARQVSGARVGLAHNIGLGGAAVVTLLRK, from the coding sequence ATGAAGTCGTACATCGTGGGCGTCGGCATGACGAAGTTCGAGAAGCCGGAGTCGCGGGACTGGCAGTACTGGGACATGGCGAAGGAAGCCGGGACGGCGGCGCTCGCGGACGCGGGCATCGACTACGGCCTCGTCGAGCAGGTGCCGGTGGGCTACTGCTTCCAGGCCTCCACGGCCGGCCAGCGGGCGGCGTACGAGATCGGGCTGAGCGGGGTGCCCGTCTACAACGTCAACAACAACTGCGCGACCGGCTCGACGGCGCTGATGATGGCGCGGCAGTTCGTCGAGGGCGGCATCAACGACTGCGTGCTCGCGCTCGGCTTCGAGAAGATGAAGAAGGGCGCGCTGGGCGGCGGGGCGGACGGTGGGGACTTCAAGACCTCGCCGGTCGCCCGGCACTACGGGATCATGGCGGCCGGGCACGGCTTCGAGATGTCGCCGCCGACCGCGCAGATCTTCGGGAACGCGGCCCGGGAGCACATGAAGCTGTACGGGACCACGGCCGCGCAGCTGGCGGCGGTCGGGGCGAAGAACCACCGGCACTCCGCGAACAACCCGAACGCGCAGTTCCAGGACGTCTACACGGTCGAGGAGATCCTCGCGGCGAAGACGATCCACGAGCCGCTGACCAAGCTCCAGTGCTCGCCGACTTCGGACGGGGCGGCGGCGGCGGTCGTGGTCTCGGAGCGGTTCGTGGAGCGGCACGGGCTGGGGGACCGCGCGGTGGAGATCGCCGCGCAGGCGATGACGACGGACACCGAGGCCTCCTTCGCGTCGGGCTCGTGCATCGACGTGGTCGGCAAGCCGATGACGGCGGCGGCGGGGCGGCAGGTCTTCGAGGCGTCCGGGCTCGGGATCGAGGACGTGGACGTGATCGAGCTGCACGACTGCTTCTCGATCAACGAGCTGCTGACGTACGAGGCGCTGGGGATGTGCGAGGCGGGTGGCTCGGGGCCGCTGGTGGAGTCGGGCGCGACGACGTACGGCGGGCGGTGGGTGGTGAACCCGTCGGGGGGCCTGATCTCGAAGGGCCACCCGCTGGGGGCGACGGGGCTCGCGCAGGCGGCGGAGCTGGTGTGGCAGCTGCGGGGCCTGGCGGGGGCCCGGCAGGTGTCCGGAGCCCGGGTCGGCCTGGCGCACAACATCGGCCTGGGCGGCGCGGCGGTGGTCACCCTCCTCCGCAAGTAG
- a CDS encoding amidohydrolase family protein, protein MPETTPPDDGSRARIDVHHHFCAPQWLEWAERQGLVNPKALPPWARWDAASALDVMDRAGIATAVLKPMLPARYETSAQLREATTVTLRAATEVVSAHPGRFAFHVPLFLDDPEVASWALRHGLDELGAVGVNVTANYGGVYLGDPSYDPLFAELDERSAVVDTHPHNLPGGAPGGPGGAGGPGGAGGPGGAANVPGIPNFLCDFLLDTTRAAVNMIHKRTLDRFPNLSVILPHAGGFLPHIATRVEAFAGAFSPPVDPAMVRDHMRRFHYDTAGPMSPAGTLLATVPPSQLLFGSDWPACPSAMVTDIALPALAADPALTPAHHRAISRDNALRLMPGLSAPSAEAAPAQPSPARGHLPAVAGGV, encoded by the coding sequence ATGCCGGAAACCACGCCGCCTGACGACGGCAGCCGCGCCAGGATCGACGTCCACCACCACTTCTGTGCCCCGCAGTGGCTGGAGTGGGCCGAACGGCAGGGGCTGGTGAACCCGAAGGCGCTGCCGCCGTGGGCGCGCTGGGACGCCGCGTCCGCGCTGGACGTGATGGACCGGGCGGGGATCGCCACCGCCGTCCTCAAGCCGATGCTGCCGGCGCGCTACGAGACCTCCGCGCAGCTGCGGGAGGCCACCACCGTGACCCTGCGGGCGGCGACCGAGGTGGTGAGCGCGCACCCGGGCCGGTTCGCGTTCCACGTGCCGCTCTTCCTGGACGACCCCGAGGTCGCGTCCTGGGCGCTGCGCCACGGCCTGGACGAGCTCGGCGCGGTCGGGGTGAACGTGACGGCGAACTACGGCGGGGTCTACCTGGGCGATCCCTCGTACGATCCGCTCTTCGCGGAACTGGACGAGCGCTCGGCGGTGGTGGACACCCACCCGCACAACCTCCCGGGGGGCGCGCCGGGCGGTCCGGGCGGTGCGGGCGGTCCGGGCGGCGCGGGCGGTCCGGGCGGCGCCGCGAACGTCCCGGGCATCCCGAACTTCCTGTGCGACTTCCTGCTGGACACGACGCGGGCCGCCGTGAACATGATCCACAAGCGGACGCTCGACCGCTTCCCGAACCTGTCGGTGATCCTGCCGCACGCGGGCGGCTTCCTGCCGCACATCGCGACGCGGGTGGAGGCCTTCGCGGGGGCGTTCAGCCCGCCGGTCGATCCGGCGATGGTCCGGGACCACATGCGGCGCTTCCACTACGACACGGCGGGGCCCATGTCCCCGGCGGGCACGCTCCTCGCGACGGTCCCGCCGTCCCAGCTCCTCTTCGGCAGCGACTGGCCGGCGTGCCCGTCGGCGATGGTCACGGACATCGCCCTCCCGGCCCTGGCCGCGGACCCGGCCCTCACCCCGGCCCACCACCGCGCGATCAGCCGCGACAACGCGCTCCGTCTGATGCCAGGCCTGTCGGCCCCCTCGGCCGAAGCCGCCCCGGCACAACCCAGCCCCGCCAGGGGGCACCTCCCAGCGGTAGCTGGGGGAGTTTGA
- a CDS encoding cytochrome P450 → MTTEPAVAVSDGLPVDEAVAAVSTGTPEYRTCPHPVYRSLREQAPVCELTTRHGVPTYLITRYDDARLALSDPRIGKDMHQGLDIYHAVFGNTCDALDDNLLFADPPRHTRLRHIAHEAFTPRHVKLLRPRIEEIAGELLAKCPTDTPVDLMTSFALPLPVMVICELLGIVGDERTDVLKWFGQVTRSRFSKDMADDLAAAEHWLRGYFGGLVTRKRAEPSDDFLSVLIETQHAEGALTDDELVSMMWVLLFAGHKTTTYQIGNAVFALLSHPDQLALVKEDRSLLPQAIEELVRFEGSVETSTFRYALEDLEIGGVAIPRGALVQIAITSANRDPEKFPSPDTLDVTRKGLQSTHLGFGHGAHYCLGAPLARMELETALTALLDRFPDMVLATPATGEEEWLKGPFPAFRGLERLPVALDPSRTVDDWTKPSP, encoded by the coding sequence GTGACGACCGAACCCGCAGTGGCCGTGAGTGACGGCCTCCCCGTCGACGAAGCCGTCGCGGCCGTGTCCACGGGCACGCCGGAGTACCGTACGTGCCCCCATCCGGTCTACCGGTCGCTGCGCGAGCAGGCCCCCGTCTGCGAGCTGACGACCCGGCACGGCGTCCCGACGTACCTGATCACCCGGTACGACGACGCCCGGCTCGCCCTCTCCGATCCGCGCATCGGCAAGGACATGCACCAGGGCCTCGACATCTACCACGCGGTCTTCGGGAACACCTGCGACGCCCTCGACGACAACCTGCTCTTCGCCGACCCCCCTCGGCACACCCGGCTGCGGCACATCGCCCACGAGGCCTTCACCCCGCGCCACGTCAAACTGCTGCGCCCGCGCATCGAGGAGATCGCCGGCGAGCTGCTGGCGAAGTGCCCGACGGACACCCCCGTCGACCTGATGACTTCCTTCGCGCTGCCGCTGCCCGTCATGGTCATCTGCGAGCTGCTGGGCATCGTCGGCGACGAGCGCACGGACGTCCTGAAGTGGTTCGGCCAGGTGACGCGCTCCCGGTTCAGCAAGGACATGGCCGACGACCTGGCCGCCGCCGAGCACTGGCTGCGCGGCTATTTCGGCGGCCTCGTCACCCGCAAGCGCGCGGAGCCCTCGGACGACTTCCTCAGCGTGCTGATCGAGACGCAGCACGCCGAGGGCGCCCTGACCGACGACGAGCTCGTGTCGATGATGTGGGTCCTGCTCTTCGCCGGGCACAAGACCACCACCTACCAGATCGGCAACGCGGTCTTCGCCCTGCTCTCGCACCCCGACCAGCTGGCGCTCGTCAAGGAGGACCGGTCGCTGCTGCCGCAGGCGATCGAGGAGCTCGTCCGGTTCGAGGGCTCCGTGGAGACCTCCACGTTCCGCTACGCGCTGGAGGACCTGGAGATCGGGGGAGTGGCCATCCCCCGGGGCGCCCTCGTGCAGATCGCGATCACCTCGGCCAACCGCGACCCGGAGAAGTTCCCCTCGCCGGACACCCTGGACGTGACGCGGAAGGGGCTGCAGAGCACCCACCTCGGGTTCGGCCACGGGGCGCACTACTGCCTCGGCGCCCCGCTGGCCCGCATGGAGCTGGAGACCGCCCTGACGGCCCTGCTCGACCGCTTCCCCGACATGGTCCTGGCGACGCCGGCGACGGGCGAGGAGGAGTGGCTCAAGGGGCCGTTCCCGGCCTTCCGCGGGCTGGAGCGGCTCCCGGTCGCGCTGGACCCCTCGCGGACCGTCGACGACTGGACCAAGCCCAGCCCCTGA
- a CDS encoding DNA-binding response regulator — protein MPVSQRPVRSLRVLLDPPNPSLALLLGLQPDIEVVASAMARPAVALTESVERVPELLADDPECRILVLTGSAHPGLARAVAAAGGAGLVLRDGPVEDLAESVRRASRGESVTDPALDAP, from the coding sequence ATGCCCGTTTCCCAGCGCCCTGTCCGATCCCTGCGGGTGCTCCTGGACCCGCCGAACCCCTCCCTGGCCCTCCTCCTGGGCCTCCAGCCGGACATCGAGGTGGTCGCTTCGGCGATGGCCCGCCCGGCGGTGGCGCTCACCGAGTCGGTGGAGCGCGTACCCGAGCTCCTCGCGGACGATCCGGAATGCCGGATCCTGGTCCTGACGGGCTCGGCGCACCCCGGACTGGCGCGGGCGGTGGCCGCGGCGGGCGGGGCGGGCCTGGTCCTGCGCGACGGCCCGGTCGAGGACCTCGCGGAGTCCGTGCGCCGCGCCTCCCGCGGGGAGTCGGTGACGGACCCGGCGCTGGACGCCCCCTGA
- a CDS encoding MaoC/PaaZ C-terminal domain-containing protein, translated as MPIDAAKALAAEPRQGNIAWDHKDIQLYHLGLGAGTSPNNPGAATDPDELRYTLESKLHVLPSFATVAGAGMAMMGGLAAPGIEVNLAMVLHGGQSIELHRPIPVKGEATSSAKVAAVYDKGKAAVVVLRTEVADADGPLWTSDAQIFVRGEGGFGGDRGPSVKTEQPERAPDRTEERKIREEQALLYRLSGDWNPLHADPEFAKLAGFDQPILHGLCSYGMTLKTVVDTLLDGDVSRVRAYRTRFAGIVFPGETLRIRMWQEPGRVLVTVTAADRDDAPVLADTVVEHA; from the coding sequence ATGCCGATCGATGCCGCCAAGGCCCTCGCCGCAGAACCCCGCCAGGGGAACATCGCCTGGGACCACAAGGACATCCAGCTCTACCACCTCGGACTCGGCGCAGGGACCTCCCCGAACAACCCCGGGGCAGCCACCGACCCCGACGAGCTGCGCTACACCCTGGAGTCCAAGCTCCACGTGCTGCCCAGCTTCGCGACGGTCGCCGGCGCCGGCATGGCCATGATGGGCGGCCTCGCGGCCCCCGGCATCGAGGTCAACCTCGCCATGGTCCTGCACGGCGGACAGTCCATCGAGCTGCACCGGCCCATCCCCGTCAAGGGCGAGGCCACCTCCTCCGCGAAGGTCGCCGCCGTCTACGACAAGGGCAAGGCGGCCGTGGTCGTCCTGCGCACCGAGGTCGCGGACGCCGACGGGCCGCTGTGGACCTCCGACGCGCAGATCTTCGTACGCGGTGAAGGCGGCTTCGGCGGCGACCGCGGCCCCTCCGTGAAGACCGAGCAGCCCGAGCGGGCGCCCGACCGGACCGAGGAGCGGAAGATCCGCGAGGAGCAGGCGCTGCTGTACCGCCTCTCCGGTGACTGGAACCCGCTGCACGCCGACCCGGAGTTCGCCAAGCTGGCCGGCTTCGACCAGCCGATCCTGCACGGCCTGTGCTCGTACGGGATGACCCTGAAGACCGTGGTCGACACCCTCCTCGACGGGGACGTCTCCCGCGTCCGCGCCTACCGCACGCGCTTCGCCGGGATCGTCTTCCCCGGCGAGACCCTGCGCATCCGGATGTGGCAGGAGCCCGGCCGCGTCCTCGTCACGGTGACCGCCGCCGACCGCGACGACGCCCCGGTCCTCGCCGACACCGTCGTCGAACACGCCTAA
- a CDS encoding Zn-dependent alcohol dehydrogenase yields MRAALQSEIGQDKLEVVEDMEAVGFGPGKVKIRIKATGLCHSDLSAMSGVLPQPAPFIPGHEGSGVITDVGDGVTSHKIGDRVLVCWLPPCGHCPSCRRGQGHLCLEAFGNVATPNFQRGANSIFGFAGTGTFAEEMVVPAGCAVPIPDDVPFDIAALIGCGVTTGLGAAINTAKVEAGSSVAVIGCGGVGISVIQGAKVQGAAQIIAVDPVASRREAALRFGATEAVSPEAFADAKNRITAGEGFDYVFEVVGKSQTTQTAYEMTRRGGSVVVVGAGALDDNYSINMFSLFFDEKKILPSMYGGGDVLRSYERTIGLWRAGRVDLAGLITHRVQLAEINDALDQMRTGVALRTCIEL; encoded by the coding sequence GTGCGCGCAGCACTCCAGAGCGAGATAGGCCAGGACAAGCTCGAGGTCGTCGAGGACATGGAGGCCGTGGGATTCGGCCCCGGCAAGGTCAAGATCCGCATCAAGGCCACCGGCCTGTGCCACTCCGACCTCTCCGCGATGAGCGGGGTCCTGCCGCAGCCCGCCCCCTTCATCCCGGGCCACGAGGGCTCCGGCGTCATCACCGACGTCGGCGACGGCGTCACCAGCCACAAGATCGGTGACCGGGTCCTGGTCTGCTGGCTGCCGCCGTGCGGCCACTGTCCCTCCTGCCGGCGCGGCCAGGGCCACCTGTGCCTGGAGGCCTTCGGCAACGTCGCCACCCCCAACTTCCAGCGCGGCGCCAACAGCATCTTCGGCTTCGCCGGAACCGGCACCTTCGCCGAGGAGATGGTCGTCCCGGCGGGCTGCGCCGTACCGATCCCCGACGACGTGCCCTTCGACATCGCCGCCCTGATCGGCTGCGGCGTGACCACCGGCCTGGGAGCCGCCATCAACACCGCCAAGGTGGAGGCCGGCTCCTCGGTCGCCGTCATCGGCTGCGGCGGCGTCGGCATCTCCGTCATCCAGGGCGCCAAGGTCCAGGGCGCGGCCCAGATCATCGCCGTGGACCCGGTCGCCTCCCGGCGCGAGGCCGCGCTGCGCTTCGGCGCCACCGAGGCGGTCTCCCCGGAGGCCTTCGCCGACGCCAAGAACCGGATCACCGCGGGCGAGGGCTTCGACTACGTCTTCGAGGTGGTCGGCAAGTCCCAGACCACGCAGACCGCGTACGAGATGACCCGCCGCGGCGGCTCCGTCGTCGTGGTCGGCGCCGGCGCGCTCGACGACAACTACTCGATCAACATGTTCTCCCTCTTCTTCGACGAGAAGAAGATCCTGCCGTCCATGTACGGCGGCGGGGACGTGCTCCGCTCCTACGAGCGCACGATCGGGCTGTGGCGGGCCGGCCGGGTGGACCTGGCGGGCCTGATCACGCACCGCGTGCAGCTCGCCGAGATCAACGACGCGCTCGACCAGATGCGCACGGGCGTCGCCCTGCGCACCTGCATCGAACTCTGA